In Bacteroidia bacterium, a genomic segment contains:
- a CDS encoding BatD family protein — translation MEKRILLVSCLMIFLQMVYGQEIRLFTGKPFITLDEQLQLILIVTGNPLPSTPVFPEMDGFSKVSANAPALSRGQGREIHYVQSYYPLRTGKFTVPSFEVITPSGTKRTRKLLIEVEKPSILYKFEDITTQATVRLVFSRDTCFVGDQITAEIRASVTTGKEKFLRFLPVSIEELARQIDLTGLQIEGISNPESAHSIHIDGKTEFTLAKLYLFPTRPGNFTLQHITLQTEQQQIARNTSAADRRKGANRRVNPGQMAVPPASFYARPLPQTHFTKAPASGVFSIFHEVSRKTYTTGENIRLEIAISGTGNPDWVKTPVIHENEKLIYFEPHIYTSREFVDSALVSRKQFVYEIIPAYPGTFNLGPVLFYYFNTQNQSYDSLEIDVIPVTVTGDDIPQLMEVSALNHFYDRAFEVAKTQPVPSRAYAPWLVLVFLTFSGVFMVSGRRFY, via the coding sequence ATGGAAAAACGAATTCTTCTGGTAAGTTGTTTAATGATTTTTTTACAGATGGTATATGGCCAGGAAATCCGGTTGTTTACCGGTAAGCCATTTATCACACTGGATGAACAGCTGCAACTTATACTGATTGTAACCGGAAACCCCCTGCCGTCCACTCCTGTATTTCCGGAGATGGATGGTTTTTCGAAAGTTTCAGCCAATGCCCCTGCCCTCTCGCGTGGCCAGGGAAGAGAAATTCATTATGTCCAGTCCTATTACCCTCTGAGGACAGGAAAATTTACCGTACCTTCTTTTGAAGTAATAACCCCCTCCGGAACAAAACGCACACGTAAACTCCTCATAGAAGTGGAAAAACCTTCTATCCTGTATAAATTTGAAGACATTACAACACAAGCAACTGTACGTTTGGTATTTAGCCGTGATACCTGTTTTGTAGGAGATCAAATCACCGCAGAGATCAGAGCATCCGTTACAACCGGGAAGGAAAAATTTCTCAGATTTTTACCTGTAAGTATCGAAGAACTTGCCAGACAAATAGACCTTACAGGACTTCAAATTGAGGGTATTTCCAATCCGGAGTCAGCCCATTCTATTCATATCGACGGTAAAACAGAATTTACCCTCGCCAAACTATACCTCTTCCCTACCCGACCGGGAAATTTTACGCTACAGCATATCACGTTGCAAACTGAGCAACAACAAATTGCAAGAAATACCTCCGCAGCAGATCGCCGCAAAGGTGCCAACCGCCGGGTCAATCCCGGACAGATGGCCGTTCCTCCGGCCAGTTTTTATGCCCGTCCCTTGCCTCAAACCCATTTCACAAAAGCACCAGCGAGTGGCGTTTTTTCTATTTTCCATGAAGTCTCACGAAAAACCTATACAACAGGAGAGAATATCAGACTGGAAATTGCCATTTCAGGGACAGGCAATCCAGATTGGGTGAAAACGCCGGTCATTCATGAAAATGAAAAACTCATTTATTTCGAACCACATATTTATACTTCCAGGGAGTTTGTTGATTCAGCGCTTGTGAGCAGAAAACAGTTTGTCTACGAAATTATTCCCGCCTATCCCGGCACTTTTAACCTGGGGCCAGTGTTGTTTTATTACTTCAATACACAAAATCAATCGTACGATTCTCTCGAAATTGATGTAATTCCCGTAACTGTCACGGGGGATGATATTCCGCAGTTGATGGAAGTAAGCGCCCTCAATCATTTTTATGACCGCGCCTTTGAGGTAGCAAAAACACAGCCGGTGCCCTCACGCGCTTACGCGCCCTGGCTGGTACTGGTATTCCTTACCTTCAGCGGAGTTTTTATGGTATCAGGAAGAAGATTTTACTGA
- a CDS encoding UbiX family flavin prenyltransferase — translation MNEQKKKIVLAVTGASGSMYARRLMSQLSQMDHVEVGVVFSKNAPDVWRHELGEECHSPFPVYDRSDYRAPFASGSARYNHMVIMPCSMGTLGRIASGLSDDLTTRAADVILKERRQLICVIRDTPLNLIHIENMRTVTLAGGIILPAAPSFYSHPKDFDELADTVTHRVLDLMGLNPGAYRWGN, via the coding sequence ATGAATGAACAAAAAAAGAAAATAGTCCTCGCTGTGACGGGGGCAAGTGGCAGTATGTATGCCCGACGACTCATGTCACAGCTCTCGCAAATGGACCATGTGGAAGTAGGCGTGGTTTTTTCGAAGAATGCGCCTGATGTCTGGCGACATGAGTTGGGGGAAGAATGCCATTCGCCTTTTCCTGTATATGACCGGTCAGATTATCGCGCACCATTTGCCTCCGGGTCAGCGCGCTACAACCATATGGTGATTATGCCCTGTTCTATGGGTACTTTGGGGCGTATTGCCTCCGGCCTTTCTGATGATCTGACAACCCGTGCTGCGGATGTGATTCTCAAAGAACGGCGACAGCTGATTTGTGTGATTCGCGATACCCCGCTCAACCTGATCCATATCGAAAATATGCGTACCGTCACGCTTGCCGGAGGAATTATTCTTCCTGCGGCGCCTTCTTTTTATTCGCATCCCAAAGATTTCGACGAGCTCGCGGATACGGTTACGCACAGAGTGCTTGACCTGATGGGGCTTAATCCGGGAGCATACCGGTGGGGAAATTAA